One window from the genome of Manis pentadactyla isolate mManPen7 chromosome 15, mManPen7.hap1, whole genome shotgun sequence encodes:
- the EXOC3L2 gene encoding exocyst complex component 3-like protein 2 isoform X2, with product MPILKSLGMADAKMPRVQTLPLRSSRNPFEEVPGLEEEEVGELGTLPNGTSCRRRATLEKLAGLSPFRLGWTPGRRAGSPGDGPPRSFLGRMLMPGIRRSSADFGLLARLQGTRAQGDEEAAGEAARRLAFLKLGRGPKPRRVSLAERVVPAGEAAPEPPPKVPEPPKAREPLSVLEILSLIQQRELARADEHILELEAEELASSGDGTPGPPKAEGAGGGRRARDVALLYEALQRELWALVRETLAGPGPGAGAGAGAVAQLGQVLVQEEAADGRRGPGAARRLRARWAEAVARAARERLEAAAPGAPGGLAAQLEALRARLLEDMGVVRGRLAPAYPAGLGAFAVYLRGYHGALAEWLGAAARRRLPLADRYALLHWHNQVYPREVLGLVDLVALEKGDLGPLLSPGTLRGLEDECVTDVKAQTRAALLRVLQEDEEHWGSAEDAPSSLAQDVCELLEEHTERAPRISQEFGERMAHCCLGGLAEFLQSFQQRVERFHENPGVRELLPDTYISKTISLVNCGPPLRALAERLARVGPPESEPAREAAASALDRVTRLCHRVLADLLFQELQPHFNKLMRRKWLNSPEALDGIVGTLGAQALALRRMQDEPYQALVAELHRRALVEYVRPLLRGRLRCRSARTRSRMAGRLREDAAQLQRLFRRLESQASWLDAVVPHLAEVLQLEDTPSIQVEVGVLVRDYPDIRLYSFSSSLYSCHCYTSYSSDSIIPEG from the exons atgcccatcctgaaGAGTCTAGGGATGGCAGACGCTAAGATGCCCCGGGTGCAGACCCTGCCGCTGAGGTCCTCTCGGAACCCCTTTGAGGAAGTTccagggctggaagaagaggaggtTGGGGAGCTTGGGACCCTGCCCAATGGGACATCTTGCCGCCGCCGGGCCACCCTGGAGAAGCTGGCAGGCCTGTCCCCCTTCCGGCTGGGCTGGACTCCTGGCCGGCGGGCGGGCAGCCCCGGGGACGGGCCGCCCCGCTCTTTCCTGGGCCGCATGCTCATGCCAGGGATACGCAGGAGCTCAGCAGATTTTGGCCTCCTGGCCAGGCTTCAGGGGACCCGAGCCCAGGGTGACGAGGAGGCGGCTGGGGAGGCAGCCCGGAGACTGGCTTTCCTGAAACTGGGGCGAGGGCCCAAGCCCCGGAGGGTGTCGCTGGCTGAAAGGGTGGTGCCTGCAGGCGAGGCAGCTCCCGAGCCCCCGCCCAAGGTCCCTGAGCCCCCCAAGGCAAGGGAGCCCTTGTCAG TGCTGGAGATCCTGAGCTTGATCCAGCAGCGCGAGCTCGCGCGAGCCGACGAGCACATCTTGGAACTGGAGGCCGAGGAGCTGGCGTCGTCGGGGGACGGCACGCCCGGGCCGCCCAAAGCCGAGGGCGCGGGCGGGGGCCGCCGGGCGCGGGACGTGGCGCTGCTGTACGAGGCCCTGCAGCGCGAGCTGTGGGCCCTGGTGCGCGAGACCCTGGCCGGCCCCGGGCCGGGCGCGGGCGCCGGGGCGGGCGCCGTGGCGCAGCTGGGCCAGGTGCTGGTGCAGGAGGAGGCGGCGGACGGGCGCCGGGGGCCAGGGGCCGCCCGCAGGCTGCGCGCCCGCTGGGCCGAGGCGGTGGCGCGCGCGGCGCGGGAGCGCCTGGAGGCGGCGGCGCCCGGGGCGCCCGGGGGCCTGGCGGCGCAGCTGGAGGCGCTGAGGGCGCGGCTGCTGGAGGACATGGGCGTGGTGCGGGGCCGCCTGGCGCCCGCCTACCCCGCCGGCCTGGGCGCCTTCGCTGTCTACCTGCGCGGCTACCACGGCGCGCTGGCCGAGTGGCTCGGGGCCGCCGCCCGCCGGAGGCTGCCGCTGGCCGACCGCTACGCGCTGCTGCACTGGCACAACCAGGTGTACCCCAG AGAAGTCCTAGGGCTGGTGGACCTGGTTGCCCTGGAGAAAGGGGATCTAGGACCCCTCCTGTCCCCTGGCACCCTGCGCGGCTTGGAGGATGAATGTGTCACAGACGTTAAG GCTCAGACGCGAGCAGCCCTGCTCCGAGTGCTACAGGAGGATGAGGAGCACTGGGGGAGCGCAGAGGACGCACCCAGCAGCCTGGCGCAAGATGTGTGCGAG CTGCTGGAAGAGCACACAGAGCGAGCGCCACGCATCAGCCAGGAGTTCGGGGAGCGGATGGCTCACTGCTGCCTGGGGGGCCTGGCAGAATTCCTGCAGAG CTTCCAGCAGCGCGTGGAGCGATTCCACGAGAATCCAGGAGTCCGGGAGCTGCTTCCTGACACCTATATCAGCAAGACCATCTCCCTGGTCAATTGTGGGCCCCCCCTGAG ggctctggcagAACGCTTGGCCCGGGTGGGGCCCCCGGAAAGTGAGCCGGCACGAGAAGCAGCGGCCAGCGCTCTGGACCGCGTGACCCGGCTCTGCCACCGTGTCCTGGCCGACCTGCTGTTCCAGGAGCTGCAG CCCCACTTCAACAAGCTGATGCGTAGAAAGTGGCTGAACAGCCCAGAGGCCCTGGACGGCATCGTGGGCACGCTGGGTGCTCAGGCCCTGGCCCTGCGCAGGATGCAGGATGAACCTTACCAG GCGCTGGTGGCCGAGCTGCACCGGCGGGCGCTGGTCGAGTACGTGCGGCCCCTGCTCCGCGGGCGCCTGCGCTGCCGCTCGGCGCGGACCCGCAGCCGCATGGCGGGGAGGCTCCGGGAGGACGCGGCGCAGCTCCAGAGGCTGTTCAGGCGGCTG GAGTCCCAGGCCTCCTGGCTGGACGCCGTGGTGCCCCATTTGGCCGAAGTTCTGCAGCTGGAAGACACGCCCAGCAtccaggtggaggtgggggtgctgGTGCGGGACTACCCTGACATCAG
- the EXOC3L2 gene encoding exocyst complex component 3-like protein 2 isoform X3 — protein MPILKSLGMADAKMPRVQTLPLRSSRNPFEEVPGLEEEEVGELGTLPNGTSCRRRATLEKLAGLSPFRLGWTPGRRAGSPGDGPPRSFLGRMLMPGIRRSSADFGLLARLQGTRAQGDEEAAGEAARRLAFLKLGRGPKPRRVSLAERVVPAGEAAPEPPPKVPEPPKAREPLSVLEILSLIQQRELARADEHILELEAEELASSGDGTPGPPKAEGAGGGRRARDVALLYEALQRELWALVRETLAGPGPGAGAGAGAVAQLGQVLVQEEAADGRRGPGAARRLRARWAEAVARAARERLEAAAPGAPGGLAAQLEALRARLLEDMGVVRGRLAPAYPAGLGAFAVYLRGYHGALAEWLGAAARRRLPLADRYALLHWHNQVYPREVLGLVDLVALEKGDLGPLLSPGTLRGLEDECVTDVKAQTRAALLRVLQEDEEHWGSAEDAPSSLAQDVCELLEEHTERAPRISQEFGERMAHCCLGGLAEFLQSFQQRVERFHENPGVRELLPDTYISKTISLVNCGPPLRALAERLARVGPPESEPAREAAASALDRVTRLCHRVLADLLFQELQPHFNKLMRRKWLNSPEALDGIVGTLGAQALALRRMQDEPYQALVAELHRRALVEYVRPLLRGRLRCRSARTRSRMAGRLREDAAQLQRLFRRLESQASWLDAVVPHLAEVLQLEDTPSIQVEVGVLVRDYPDISHS, from the exons atgcccatcctgaaGAGTCTAGGGATGGCAGACGCTAAGATGCCCCGGGTGCAGACCCTGCCGCTGAGGTCCTCTCGGAACCCCTTTGAGGAAGTTccagggctggaagaagaggaggtTGGGGAGCTTGGGACCCTGCCCAATGGGACATCTTGCCGCCGCCGGGCCACCCTGGAGAAGCTGGCAGGCCTGTCCCCCTTCCGGCTGGGCTGGACTCCTGGCCGGCGGGCGGGCAGCCCCGGGGACGGGCCGCCCCGCTCTTTCCTGGGCCGCATGCTCATGCCAGGGATACGCAGGAGCTCAGCAGATTTTGGCCTCCTGGCCAGGCTTCAGGGGACCCGAGCCCAGGGTGACGAGGAGGCGGCTGGGGAGGCAGCCCGGAGACTGGCTTTCCTGAAACTGGGGCGAGGGCCCAAGCCCCGGAGGGTGTCGCTGGCTGAAAGGGTGGTGCCTGCAGGCGAGGCAGCTCCCGAGCCCCCGCCCAAGGTCCCTGAGCCCCCCAAGGCAAGGGAGCCCTTGTCAG TGCTGGAGATCCTGAGCTTGATCCAGCAGCGCGAGCTCGCGCGAGCCGACGAGCACATCTTGGAACTGGAGGCCGAGGAGCTGGCGTCGTCGGGGGACGGCACGCCCGGGCCGCCCAAAGCCGAGGGCGCGGGCGGGGGCCGCCGGGCGCGGGACGTGGCGCTGCTGTACGAGGCCCTGCAGCGCGAGCTGTGGGCCCTGGTGCGCGAGACCCTGGCCGGCCCCGGGCCGGGCGCGGGCGCCGGGGCGGGCGCCGTGGCGCAGCTGGGCCAGGTGCTGGTGCAGGAGGAGGCGGCGGACGGGCGCCGGGGGCCAGGGGCCGCCCGCAGGCTGCGCGCCCGCTGGGCCGAGGCGGTGGCGCGCGCGGCGCGGGAGCGCCTGGAGGCGGCGGCGCCCGGGGCGCCCGGGGGCCTGGCGGCGCAGCTGGAGGCGCTGAGGGCGCGGCTGCTGGAGGACATGGGCGTGGTGCGGGGCCGCCTGGCGCCCGCCTACCCCGCCGGCCTGGGCGCCTTCGCTGTCTACCTGCGCGGCTACCACGGCGCGCTGGCCGAGTGGCTCGGGGCCGCCGCCCGCCGGAGGCTGCCGCTGGCCGACCGCTACGCGCTGCTGCACTGGCACAACCAGGTGTACCCCAG AGAAGTCCTAGGGCTGGTGGACCTGGTTGCCCTGGAGAAAGGGGATCTAGGACCCCTCCTGTCCCCTGGCACCCTGCGCGGCTTGGAGGATGAATGTGTCACAGACGTTAAG GCTCAGACGCGAGCAGCCCTGCTCCGAGTGCTACAGGAGGATGAGGAGCACTGGGGGAGCGCAGAGGACGCACCCAGCAGCCTGGCGCAAGATGTGTGCGAG CTGCTGGAAGAGCACACAGAGCGAGCGCCACGCATCAGCCAGGAGTTCGGGGAGCGGATGGCTCACTGCTGCCTGGGGGGCCTGGCAGAATTCCTGCAGAG CTTCCAGCAGCGCGTGGAGCGATTCCACGAGAATCCAGGAGTCCGGGAGCTGCTTCCTGACACCTATATCAGCAAGACCATCTCCCTGGTCAATTGTGGGCCCCCCCTGAG ggctctggcagAACGCTTGGCCCGGGTGGGGCCCCCGGAAAGTGAGCCGGCACGAGAAGCAGCGGCCAGCGCTCTGGACCGCGTGACCCGGCTCTGCCACCGTGTCCTGGCCGACCTGCTGTTCCAGGAGCTGCAG CCCCACTTCAACAAGCTGATGCGTAGAAAGTGGCTGAACAGCCCAGAGGCCCTGGACGGCATCGTGGGCACGCTGGGTGCTCAGGCCCTGGCCCTGCGCAGGATGCAGGATGAACCTTACCAG GCGCTGGTGGCCGAGCTGCACCGGCGGGCGCTGGTCGAGTACGTGCGGCCCCTGCTCCGCGGGCGCCTGCGCTGCCGCTCGGCGCGGACCCGCAGCCGCATGGCGGGGAGGCTCCGGGAGGACGCGGCGCAGCTCCAGAGGCTGTTCAGGCGGCTG GAGTCCCAGGCCTCCTGGCTGGACGCCGTGGTGCCCCATTTGGCCGAAGTTCTGCAGCTGGAAGACACGCCCAGCAtccaggtggaggtgggggtgctgGTGCGGGACTACCCTGACATCAG